One window of the Lytechinus pictus isolate F3 Inbred chromosome 5, Lp3.0, whole genome shotgun sequence genome contains the following:
- the LOC135154238 gene encoding insulin gene enhancer protein ISL-1-like, whose protein sequence is MLINSLPPPVAHPSKLESENTVSSLDLRRFLPFAAMEEITKLNCKPRRASLCVGCGGSIQDQYILRVAPDLEWHAACLRCADCSTYLDETCTCFVRDGKPYCKRDYLRLFGTKCAKCAQGFTKNDFVMRARNKIYHIDCFRCVACSRQLIPGDEFALREDGLFCKADHEVMERPGDRDQAPNVNHRNYINGEFRPNIELTMIVLHID, encoded by the exons ATGCTCATCAACTCTCTCCCCCCTCCTGTCGCACACCCATCTAAACTGGAGTCAGAAAACACAGTTTCGTCTTTGGATCTAAGGAGATTTTTACCATTCGCCGCCATGGAAGAAATCACGAAAC tgaACTGCAAGCCGCGGCGGGCCTCGTTGTGTGTAGGCTGCGGAGGAAGCATACAGGACCAGTACATCTTGCGGGTTGCACCGGACCTAGAGTGGCACGCAGCTTGCCTCAGGTGCGCCGACTGTAGTACTTATCTCGACGAGACGTGTACATGCTTCGTAAGGGACGGCAAACCCTACTGCAAACGGGACTATCTCAG GTTATTTGGTACAAAGTGTGCGAAGTGTGCTCAAGGATTCACCAAGAATGACTTCGTGATGCGAGCGCGGAATAAGATCTACCACATAGACTGTTTTCGTTGTGTGGCTTGCAGCAGACAGCTTATTCCTGGGGACGAGTTTGCGCTCAGAGAAGACGGTCTATTTTGCAAGGCAGACCATGAGGTGATGGAGAGGCCTGGGGACAGGGACCAAGCACCTAATGTCAACCATAGAAATTATATTAATGGTGAGTTTAGGCCGAATATAGAACTGACTATGATTGTTCTTCACATTGACTGA